A part of Oncorhynchus gorbuscha isolate QuinsamMale2020 ecotype Even-year linkage group LG09, OgorEven_v1.0, whole genome shotgun sequence genomic DNA contains:
- the LOC124044213 gene encoding POU domain, class 2, transcription factor 1-like isoform X11 has product MADGGAASQDESSGPDCRMSNASERSKCGMESPSGSGDGNTEIQTNGLDFQRQTLQTTSAITNAHTQALLQQLTLSPAQQQLLLQQAQAQLLAAAMQQQSASQQSSTTGASISASAATPITQLPLSQPIQITSIPSGSTHLPGQLSQLGYPYEMATFSSYLPQLQQLQQQNLTMPQFVLVQPGHHIATQLQPGQFIISQSPQGQQSLLQGQSLLTQLPQSQANLLQTHPSITLSTQPATPTRTIAATPIQPLAHSQTSPPKRLATPSLEEPSDLEELEQFAKTFKQRRIKLGFTQGDVGLAMGKLYGNDFSQTTISRFEALNLSFKNMCKLKPLLEKWLNDAVYADNLSSDQALSSPSALGSPGLGMEGLNRRRKKRTSIETNIRLALEKRFLEQNQKPTSEEITMIADQLNMEKEVIRVWFCNRRQKEKRINPPSGGYSNTGTGSSPIKTIFTPTIPLVASTASLVTSNTPTTLTVNPVMPLNSTSVSGLTFTGTTIGATTNTASVISMAPMVTAVTSSPSLSPSPTALQATTAETGGTQEHTVVTQAPSSLATTLGTGQVMVAGLGLSAALQGAAQLPTSASFAAMAGLNQGLMASSQFTPGGALLSLAPGGLGGALNPAMLSNSTLATIQGLWSALASGGALPITSLDGSGNLLFANTSAGSTPNLMQPLFLNPQNLSLLTTNPVNLVSAGAAGGGALQVSADHQVTTATVPVPASTITTASRAQ; this is encoded by the exons ATTGTAGAATGAGTAATGCATCAGAAAGGAGTAAATGTGGAATGGAGAGTCCGAGTGGGAGTGGGGACGGCAACACAG AAATCCAAACGAATGGACTGGACTTTCAGAGGCAGACGCTTCAGACCACAAGCGCAATCACCAACGCTCACACACAGGCTCTCCTCCAACAG TTGACCCTGTCTCCAGCGCagcagcagttgttgttgcaacaggcccaggcccagcTCCTAGCAGCAGCCATGcagcagcagtcagccagccagcagaGCAGCACTACGGGGGCCAGCATCTCTGCCTCTGCAGCCACCCCTATCACACAACTGCCCCTGTCCCAGCCCATCCAGATCACCTCT ATTCCCTCTGGTTCTACCCATCTTCCAGGCCAGCTAAGCCAGCTGGGATACCCCTATGAGATGGCGACCTTCAGCAGTTACCTACCT CAGTTACAACAGCTGCAGCAGCAGAACCTGACCATGCCCCAGTTTGTCCTAGTTCAGCCTGGCCACCACATCGCTACCCAGCTGCAGCCTGGCCAGTTCATCATCTCACAGTCACCACAGGGCCAGCAGA GTCTCCTGCAAGGCCAGAGTCTTCTAACTCAACTACCTCAAAGCCAAGCCAACCTCCTGCAGACTCATCCCAGCATCACGCTCtccacacag CCAGCGACTCCAACCCGCACGATAGCAGCCACGCCCATCCAGCCTCTGGCCCACAGCCAGACCTCGCCCCCTAAACGCCTGGCCACGCCCAGTCTGGAGGAGCCCAGTGACCTGGAGGAGCTAGAACAGTTTGCCAAGACCTTCAAACAGAGACGCATCAAACTGGGCttcacacag ggAGATGTTGGCCTGGCTATGGGCAAGCTGTACGGTAACGACTTCAGCCAGACCACCATCTCCCGTTTCGAGGCCTTGAACCTGAGTTTTAAGAACATGTGCAAGCTGAAGCCACTGCTGGAGAAGTGGCTCAACGATGCAG TTTATGCAGACAATCTGTCGTCTGACCAGGCCCTGTCCAGCCCCAGTGCCCTGGGCTCCCCTGGCCTGGGTATGGAGGGGCTGAACCGCCGACGCAAGAAGAGGACCAGCATCGAGACCAACATCCGTTTGGCCTTAGAAAAGAGATTTCTGGAA CAGAACCAAAAACCTACCTCTGAGGAGATAACCATGATCGCCGACCAGCTCAACATGGAGAAGGAGGTGATCCGGGTGTGGTTCTGTAACCGCcggcagaaagagaagaggatcAACCCCCCTAGCGGTGGATATAGCAACACCGGGACAGGAAGTAGCCCCATCAAAACCATCTTCACCCCTACGATCCCTCTG GTGGCCAGTACGGCCAGCCTTGTGACCAGTAACACACCGACCACACTGACTGTAAACCCAGTGATGCCTCTCAACAGCACCAGCGTGTCTGGCCTGACCTTCACAG GCACGACCATAGGAGCGACCACAAACACGGCGTCTGTCATCTCCATGGCACCCATGGTTACTGCGGTGACCAGCTCCCCATCGCTAAGCCCCTCCCCCACGGCCCTCCAGGCCACGACGGCGGAGACCGGCGGAACCCAGGAGCACACGGTGGTCACGCAGGCACCGTCGTCCCTAGCGACCACTCTGGGGACGGGTCAGGTGATGGTGGCTGGACTGGGCCTGTCGGCCGCCCTGCAAGGCGCCGCCCAGTTACCCACCAGCGCTAGTTTCGCCGCCATGGCCGGGCTTAACCAAGGACTTATGGCGTCGTCGCAGTTCACTCCTGG gggGGCCTTGCTGAGCTTGGCTCCAGGGGGGCTGGGAGGGGCTCTGAACCCCGCCATGTTGAGCAACAGCACCCTGGCCACCATCCAAGGTCTGTGGAGCG CTCTGGCATCAGGCGGTGCTCTCCCCATCACCTCGCTGGATGGGAGCGGTAACCTGCTGTTCGCCAACACCTCCGCCGGCAGCACCCCCAACCTGATGCAACCCCTCTTCCTGAACCCCCAGAACCTGTCCCTGCTCACCACCAACCCTGTCAATCTGGTGTCAGCTGGAGCTGCTGGGGGAGGGGCCCTGCAGGTCTCAGCTGACCACCAGGTCACCACGGCGACTGTACCAGTTCCCGCCTCCACCATCACCACTGCCTCCAGGGCCCAGTGA
- the LOC124044213 gene encoding POU domain, class 2, transcription factor 1-like isoform X6: protein MADGGAASQDESSGPDCRMSNASERSKCGMESPSGSGDGNTEIQTNGLDFQRQTLQTTSAITNAHTQALLQQSKSEDSGAIPTSVQQGVLPQAQLMLAGGQIAGLTLSPAQQQLLLQQAQAQLLAAAMQQQSASQQSSTTGASISASAATPITQLPLSQPIQITSIPSGSTHLPGQLSQLGYPYEMATFSSYLPQLQQLQQQNLTMPQFVLVQPGHHIATQLQPGQFIISQSPQGQQSLLQGQSLLTQLPQSQANLLQTHPSITLSTQPATPTRTIAATPIQPLAHSQTSPPKRLATPSLEEPSDLEELEQFAKTFKQRRIKLGFTQGDVGLAMGKLYGNDFSQTTISRFEALNLSFKNMCKLKPLLEKWLNDADNLSSDQALSSPSALGSPGLGMEGLNRRRKKRTSIETNIRLALEKRFLENQKPTSEEITMIADQLNMEKEVIRVWFCNRRQKEKRINPPSGGYSNTGTGSSPIKTIFTPTIPLVASTASLVTSNTPTTLTVNPVMPLNSTSVSGLTFTGTTIGATTNTASVISMAPMVTAVTSSPSLSPSPTALQATTAETGGTQEHTVVTQAPSSLATTLGTGQVMVAGLGLSAALQGAAQLPTSASFAAMAGLNQGLMASSQFTPGGALLSLAPGGLGGALNPAMLSNSTLATIQGLWSALASGGALPITSLDGSGNLLFANTSAGSTPNLMQPLFLNPQNLSLLTTNPVNLVSAGAAGGGALQVSADHQVTTATVPVPASTITTASRAQ, encoded by the exons ATTGTAGAATGAGTAATGCATCAGAAAGGAGTAAATGTGGAATGGAGAGTCCGAGTGGGAGTGGGGACGGCAACACAG AAATCCAAACGAATGGACTGGACTTTCAGAGGCAGACGCTTCAGACCACAAGCGCAATCACCAACGCTCACACACAGGCTCTCCTCCAACAG TCCAAGTCAGAAGACTCGGGTGCAATTCCGACCTCCGTCCAGCAGGGGGTGCTGCCTCAGGCCCAGCTCATGTTGGCTGGGGGACAGATAGCTGGA TTGACCCTGTCTCCAGCGCagcagcagttgttgttgcaacaggcccaggcccagcTCCTAGCAGCAGCCATGcagcagcagtcagccagccagcagaGCAGCACTACGGGGGCCAGCATCTCTGCCTCTGCAGCCACCCCTATCACACAACTGCCCCTGTCCCAGCCCATCCAGATCACCTCT ATTCCCTCTGGTTCTACCCATCTTCCAGGCCAGCTAAGCCAGCTGGGATACCCCTATGAGATGGCGACCTTCAGCAGTTACCTACCT CAGTTACAACAGCTGCAGCAGCAGAACCTGACCATGCCCCAGTTTGTCCTAGTTCAGCCTGGCCACCACATCGCTACCCAGCTGCAGCCTGGCCAGTTCATCATCTCACAGTCACCACAGGGCCAGCAGA GTCTCCTGCAAGGCCAGAGTCTTCTAACTCAACTACCTCAAAGCCAAGCCAACCTCCTGCAGACTCATCCCAGCATCACGCTCtccacacag CCAGCGACTCCAACCCGCACGATAGCAGCCACGCCCATCCAGCCTCTGGCCCACAGCCAGACCTCGCCCCCTAAACGCCTGGCCACGCCCAGTCTGGAGGAGCCCAGTGACCTGGAGGAGCTAGAACAGTTTGCCAAGACCTTCAAACAGAGACGCATCAAACTGGGCttcacacag ggAGATGTTGGCCTGGCTATGGGCAAGCTGTACGGTAACGACTTCAGCCAGACCACCATCTCCCGTTTCGAGGCCTTGAACCTGAGTTTTAAGAACATGTGCAAGCTGAAGCCACTGCTGGAGAAGTGGCTCAACGATGCAG ACAATCTGTCGTCTGACCAGGCCCTGTCCAGCCCCAGTGCCCTGGGCTCCCCTGGCCTGGGTATGGAGGGGCTGAACCGCCGACGCAAGAAGAGGACCAGCATCGAGACCAACATCCGTTTGGCCTTAGAAAAGAGATTTCTGGAA AACCAAAAACCTACCTCTGAGGAGATAACCATGATCGCCGACCAGCTCAACATGGAGAAGGAGGTGATCCGGGTGTGGTTCTGTAACCGCcggcagaaagagaagaggatcAACCCCCCTAGCGGTGGATATAGCAACACCGGGACAGGAAGTAGCCCCATCAAAACCATCTTCACCCCTACGATCCCTCTG GTGGCCAGTACGGCCAGCCTTGTGACCAGTAACACACCGACCACACTGACTGTAAACCCAGTGATGCCTCTCAACAGCACCAGCGTGTCTGGCCTGACCTTCACAG GCACGACCATAGGAGCGACCACAAACACGGCGTCTGTCATCTCCATGGCACCCATGGTTACTGCGGTGACCAGCTCCCCATCGCTAAGCCCCTCCCCCACGGCCCTCCAGGCCACGACGGCGGAGACCGGCGGAACCCAGGAGCACACGGTGGTCACGCAGGCACCGTCGTCCCTAGCGACCACTCTGGGGACGGGTCAGGTGATGGTGGCTGGACTGGGCCTGTCGGCCGCCCTGCAAGGCGCCGCCCAGTTACCCACCAGCGCTAGTTTCGCCGCCATGGCCGGGCTTAACCAAGGACTTATGGCGTCGTCGCAGTTCACTCCTGG gggGGCCTTGCTGAGCTTGGCTCCAGGGGGGCTGGGAGGGGCTCTGAACCCCGCCATGTTGAGCAACAGCACCCTGGCCACCATCCAAGGTCTGTGGAGCG CTCTGGCATCAGGCGGTGCTCTCCCCATCACCTCGCTGGATGGGAGCGGTAACCTGCTGTTCGCCAACACCTCCGCCGGCAGCACCCCCAACCTGATGCAACCCCTCTTCCTGAACCCCCAGAACCTGTCCCTGCTCACCACCAACCCTGTCAATCTGGTGTCAGCTGGAGCTGCTGGGGGAGGGGCCCTGCAGGTCTCAGCTGACCACCAGGTCACCACGGCGACTGTACCAGTTCCCGCCTCCACCATCACCACTGCCTCCAGGGCCCAGTGA
- the LOC124044213 gene encoding POU domain, class 2, transcription factor 1-like isoform X5 has product MADGGAASQDESSGPDCRMSNASERSKCGMESPSGSGDGNTEIQTNGLDFQRQTLQTTSAITNAHTQALLQQSKSEDSGAIPTSVQQGVLPQAQLMLAGGQIAGLTLSPAQQQLLLQQAQAQLLAAAMQQQSASQQSSTTGASISASAATPITQLPLSQPIQITSIPSGSTHLPGQLSQLGYPYEMATFSSYLPQLQQLQQQNLTMPQFVLVQPGHHIATQLQPGQFIISQSPQGQQSLLQGQSLLTQLPQSQANLLQTHPSITLSTQPATPTRTIAATPIQPLAHSQTSPPKRLATPSLEEPSDLEELEQFAKTFKQRRIKLGFTQGDVGLAMGKLYGNDFSQTTISRFEALNLSFKNMCKLKPLLEKWLNDAVYADNLSSDQALSSPSALGSPGLGMEGLNRRRKKRTSIETNIRLALEKRFLEQNQKPTSEEITMIADQLNMEKEVIRVWFCNRRQKEKRINPPSGGYSNTGTGSSPIKTIFTPTIPLVASTASLVTSNTPTTLTVNPVMPLNSTSVSGLTFTGTTIGATTNTASVISMAPMVTAVTSSPSLSPSPTALQATTAETGGTQEHTVVTQAPSSLATTLGTGQVMVAGLGLSAALQGAAQLPTSASFAAMAGLNQGLMASSQFTPGGALLSLAPGGLGGALNPAMLSNSTLATIQALASGGALPITSLDGSGNLLFANTSAGSTPNLMQPLFLNPQNLSLLTTNPVNLVSAGAAGGGALQVSADHQVTTATVPVPASTITTASRAQ; this is encoded by the exons ATTGTAGAATGAGTAATGCATCAGAAAGGAGTAAATGTGGAATGGAGAGTCCGAGTGGGAGTGGGGACGGCAACACAG AAATCCAAACGAATGGACTGGACTTTCAGAGGCAGACGCTTCAGACCACAAGCGCAATCACCAACGCTCACACACAGGCTCTCCTCCAACAG TCCAAGTCAGAAGACTCGGGTGCAATTCCGACCTCCGTCCAGCAGGGGGTGCTGCCTCAGGCCCAGCTCATGTTGGCTGGGGGACAGATAGCTGGA TTGACCCTGTCTCCAGCGCagcagcagttgttgttgcaacaggcccaggcccagcTCCTAGCAGCAGCCATGcagcagcagtcagccagccagcagaGCAGCACTACGGGGGCCAGCATCTCTGCCTCTGCAGCCACCCCTATCACACAACTGCCCCTGTCCCAGCCCATCCAGATCACCTCT ATTCCCTCTGGTTCTACCCATCTTCCAGGCCAGCTAAGCCAGCTGGGATACCCCTATGAGATGGCGACCTTCAGCAGTTACCTACCT CAGTTACAACAGCTGCAGCAGCAGAACCTGACCATGCCCCAGTTTGTCCTAGTTCAGCCTGGCCACCACATCGCTACCCAGCTGCAGCCTGGCCAGTTCATCATCTCACAGTCACCACAGGGCCAGCAGA GTCTCCTGCAAGGCCAGAGTCTTCTAACTCAACTACCTCAAAGCCAAGCCAACCTCCTGCAGACTCATCCCAGCATCACGCTCtccacacag CCAGCGACTCCAACCCGCACGATAGCAGCCACGCCCATCCAGCCTCTGGCCCACAGCCAGACCTCGCCCCCTAAACGCCTGGCCACGCCCAGTCTGGAGGAGCCCAGTGACCTGGAGGAGCTAGAACAGTTTGCCAAGACCTTCAAACAGAGACGCATCAAACTGGGCttcacacag ggAGATGTTGGCCTGGCTATGGGCAAGCTGTACGGTAACGACTTCAGCCAGACCACCATCTCCCGTTTCGAGGCCTTGAACCTGAGTTTTAAGAACATGTGCAAGCTGAAGCCACTGCTGGAGAAGTGGCTCAACGATGCAG TTTATGCAGACAATCTGTCGTCTGACCAGGCCCTGTCCAGCCCCAGTGCCCTGGGCTCCCCTGGCCTGGGTATGGAGGGGCTGAACCGCCGACGCAAGAAGAGGACCAGCATCGAGACCAACATCCGTTTGGCCTTAGAAAAGAGATTTCTGGAA CAGAACCAAAAACCTACCTCTGAGGAGATAACCATGATCGCCGACCAGCTCAACATGGAGAAGGAGGTGATCCGGGTGTGGTTCTGTAACCGCcggcagaaagagaagaggatcAACCCCCCTAGCGGTGGATATAGCAACACCGGGACAGGAAGTAGCCCCATCAAAACCATCTTCACCCCTACGATCCCTCTG GTGGCCAGTACGGCCAGCCTTGTGACCAGTAACACACCGACCACACTGACTGTAAACCCAGTGATGCCTCTCAACAGCACCAGCGTGTCTGGCCTGACCTTCACAG GCACGACCATAGGAGCGACCACAAACACGGCGTCTGTCATCTCCATGGCACCCATGGTTACTGCGGTGACCAGCTCCCCATCGCTAAGCCCCTCCCCCACGGCCCTCCAGGCCACGACGGCGGAGACCGGCGGAACCCAGGAGCACACGGTGGTCACGCAGGCACCGTCGTCCCTAGCGACCACTCTGGGGACGGGTCAGGTGATGGTGGCTGGACTGGGCCTGTCGGCCGCCCTGCAAGGCGCCGCCCAGTTACCCACCAGCGCTAGTTTCGCCGCCATGGCCGGGCTTAACCAAGGACTTATGGCGTCGTCGCAGTTCACTCCTGG gggGGCCTTGCTGAGCTTGGCTCCAGGGGGGCTGGGAGGGGCTCTGAACCCCGCCATGTTGAGCAACAGCACCCTGGCCACCATCCAAG CTCTGGCATCAGGCGGTGCTCTCCCCATCACCTCGCTGGATGGGAGCGGTAACCTGCTGTTCGCCAACACCTCCGCCGGCAGCACCCCCAACCTGATGCAACCCCTCTTCCTGAACCCCCAGAACCTGTCCCTGCTCACCACCAACCCTGTCAATCTGGTGTCAGCTGGAGCTGCTGGGGGAGGGGCCCTGCAGGTCTCAGCTGACCACCAGGTCACCACGGCGACTGTACCAGTTCCCGCCTCCACCATCACCACTGCCTCCAGGGCCCAGTGA
- the LOC124044213 gene encoding POU domain, class 2, transcription factor 1-like isoform X1 codes for MADGGAASQDESSGPDCRMSNASERSKCGMESPSGSGDGNTEIQTNGLDFQRQTLQTTSAITNAHTQALLQQSKSEDSGAIPTSVQQGVLPQAQLMLAGGQIAGLTLSPAQQQLLLQQAQAQLLAAAMQQQSASQQSSTTGASISASAATPITQLPLSQPIQITSIPSGSTHLPGQLSQLGYPYEMATFSSYLPQLQQLQQQNLTMPQFVLVQPGHHIATQLQPGQFIISQSPQGQQSLLQGQSLLTQLPQSQANLLQTHPSITLSTQPATPTRTIAATPIQPLAHSQTSPPKRLATPSLEEPSDLEELEQFAKTFKQRRIKLGFTQGDVGLAMGKLYGNDFSQTTISRFEALNLSFKNMCKLKPLLEKWLNDAVYADNLSSDQALSSPSALGSPGLGMEGLNRRRKKRTSIETNIRLALEKRFLEQNQKPTSEEITMIADQLNMEKEVIRVWFCNRRQKEKRINPPSGGYSNTGTGSSPIKTIFTPTIPLVASTASLVTSNTPTTLTVNPVMPLNSTSVSGLTFTGTTIGATTNTASVISMAPMVTAVTSSPSLSPSPTALQATTAETGGTQEHTVVTQAPSSLATTLGTGQVMVAGLGLSAALQGAAQLPTSASFAAMAGLNQGLMASSQFTPGGALLSLAPGGLGGALNPAMLSNSTLATIQGLWSALASGGALPITSLDGSGNLLFANTSAGSTPNLMQPLFLNPQNLSLLTTNPVNLVSAGAAGGGALQVSADHQVTTATVPVPASTITTASRAQ; via the exons ATTGTAGAATGAGTAATGCATCAGAAAGGAGTAAATGTGGAATGGAGAGTCCGAGTGGGAGTGGGGACGGCAACACAG AAATCCAAACGAATGGACTGGACTTTCAGAGGCAGACGCTTCAGACCACAAGCGCAATCACCAACGCTCACACACAGGCTCTCCTCCAACAG TCCAAGTCAGAAGACTCGGGTGCAATTCCGACCTCCGTCCAGCAGGGGGTGCTGCCTCAGGCCCAGCTCATGTTGGCTGGGGGACAGATAGCTGGA TTGACCCTGTCTCCAGCGCagcagcagttgttgttgcaacaggcccaggcccagcTCCTAGCAGCAGCCATGcagcagcagtcagccagccagcagaGCAGCACTACGGGGGCCAGCATCTCTGCCTCTGCAGCCACCCCTATCACACAACTGCCCCTGTCCCAGCCCATCCAGATCACCTCT ATTCCCTCTGGTTCTACCCATCTTCCAGGCCAGCTAAGCCAGCTGGGATACCCCTATGAGATGGCGACCTTCAGCAGTTACCTACCT CAGTTACAACAGCTGCAGCAGCAGAACCTGACCATGCCCCAGTTTGTCCTAGTTCAGCCTGGCCACCACATCGCTACCCAGCTGCAGCCTGGCCAGTTCATCATCTCACAGTCACCACAGGGCCAGCAGA GTCTCCTGCAAGGCCAGAGTCTTCTAACTCAACTACCTCAAAGCCAAGCCAACCTCCTGCAGACTCATCCCAGCATCACGCTCtccacacag CCAGCGACTCCAACCCGCACGATAGCAGCCACGCCCATCCAGCCTCTGGCCCACAGCCAGACCTCGCCCCCTAAACGCCTGGCCACGCCCAGTCTGGAGGAGCCCAGTGACCTGGAGGAGCTAGAACAGTTTGCCAAGACCTTCAAACAGAGACGCATCAAACTGGGCttcacacag ggAGATGTTGGCCTGGCTATGGGCAAGCTGTACGGTAACGACTTCAGCCAGACCACCATCTCCCGTTTCGAGGCCTTGAACCTGAGTTTTAAGAACATGTGCAAGCTGAAGCCACTGCTGGAGAAGTGGCTCAACGATGCAG TTTATGCAGACAATCTGTCGTCTGACCAGGCCCTGTCCAGCCCCAGTGCCCTGGGCTCCCCTGGCCTGGGTATGGAGGGGCTGAACCGCCGACGCAAGAAGAGGACCAGCATCGAGACCAACATCCGTTTGGCCTTAGAAAAGAGATTTCTGGAA CAGAACCAAAAACCTACCTCTGAGGAGATAACCATGATCGCCGACCAGCTCAACATGGAGAAGGAGGTGATCCGGGTGTGGTTCTGTAACCGCcggcagaaagagaagaggatcAACCCCCCTAGCGGTGGATATAGCAACACCGGGACAGGAAGTAGCCCCATCAAAACCATCTTCACCCCTACGATCCCTCTG GTGGCCAGTACGGCCAGCCTTGTGACCAGTAACACACCGACCACACTGACTGTAAACCCAGTGATGCCTCTCAACAGCACCAGCGTGTCTGGCCTGACCTTCACAG GCACGACCATAGGAGCGACCACAAACACGGCGTCTGTCATCTCCATGGCACCCATGGTTACTGCGGTGACCAGCTCCCCATCGCTAAGCCCCTCCCCCACGGCCCTCCAGGCCACGACGGCGGAGACCGGCGGAACCCAGGAGCACACGGTGGTCACGCAGGCACCGTCGTCCCTAGCGACCACTCTGGGGACGGGTCAGGTGATGGTGGCTGGACTGGGCCTGTCGGCCGCCCTGCAAGGCGCCGCCCAGTTACCCACCAGCGCTAGTTTCGCCGCCATGGCCGGGCTTAACCAAGGACTTATGGCGTCGTCGCAGTTCACTCCTGG gggGGCCTTGCTGAGCTTGGCTCCAGGGGGGCTGGGAGGGGCTCTGAACCCCGCCATGTTGAGCAACAGCACCCTGGCCACCATCCAAGGTCTGTGGAGCG CTCTGGCATCAGGCGGTGCTCTCCCCATCACCTCGCTGGATGGGAGCGGTAACCTGCTGTTCGCCAACACCTCCGCCGGCAGCACCCCCAACCTGATGCAACCCCTCTTCCTGAACCCCCAGAACCTGTCCCTGCTCACCACCAACCCTGTCAATCTGGTGTCAGCTGGAGCTGCTGGGGGAGGGGCCCTGCAGGTCTCAGCTGACCACCAGGTCACCACGGCGACTGTACCAGTTCCCGCCTCCACCATCACCACTGCCTCCAGGGCCCAGTGA